The Anaerotignum faecicola region TGTAATATCATTTGCGGTGGATTCTATGCCGGTATCAATGCCATCCAGGAGGGAGATATAACGGACTCTTTTCTCCGGAAAATACCGCTCCATATAATGCCCCGTCATAATATAGTCTCTCCCCAAGCGTGATAAATCCTTTGTGATGACCATATTGACCTTTTTTGTTTCAATATCACCAATCATACGCTGAAACGCGGGTCGATTGAAACTGGTTCCGCTCCAACCGTCATCAATGTAAGTATCGTAAACAGATAAACGATGCTGCTGCACAAATTCATTCAGCAGCGATTTCTGATTTGTAACACTTTCAGACGGCCCTTCGCTTTCATCTTCTTTTGATAAACGAATATACAATGCAACATGATAATCCATGGGGTTGCTTATTTCTAAATACATCATATTCCTCCTTGAAATAAGCGACCAGTCACTTTAAATATGGTAACATAGCTTTGTTAGTCATTTCAAGCGAACATGAAAGATATGCTCTGAAATATTCATCCAAAAGTTGTGTTAAGGACTTATTGGATTCTGTATAGATACAATGAACGATAGGTTTTGCTTGTTTCATAATTATCCCCCCTTTGTTCAACGTATGAAAAGAAAGATTTATTTTTGTCTGTCCGGCTATATAAATCATTCCGGAATGTCGGCACAAACCACTCCCCCCCAAAAAACGTCAATCTATTCTCCATTCTTGTCGATATTCTCAGAAGGTCTGCTTTTCATTATACATACATCAGTAGTCTTACACTTCCTGACGGTGGCTTGGGTATATGAAAGGTCATCGCAATCCTATCTTTGCCATAAGTAGGATAAAGGAGCAGATGTTTCTCGCTCGCATATTGCTATGGTCCTGGCGCAATCTCTCCCTACGGCTTTCCCTTTCGGGTTTTCATATGCCCAATTCCGGAATTTGATGATTCAATTTTCAAGGTACAATATTACTAAAAGAAACGAATTTTTTTATCGTGTCTGCGCTTTTTCAGATATACGGATGAAATTTCATAATTGCTGCAATCAATCCAACTTCCAGACTTCTTTTCACTGTTTCATCTACCATTTCTCTGCAATGTCCATTCTCATCCATTACAACGCGCATAGAAAGCTTTTCTATATATGGCTTATAAGTATCAACCACTTCCATCAAAGCTTCTGTATCTCCCGACACAGCCAGAAGTATCGTTTTTGTCTTTAGTTTCTGTTTGCTGCCAAAAATGCTTTTTCTTACATTCTGGCTGAAAAGTTCATTTTGGTTTTTTCTGTTTCTCATTTACCTCTGTATGCACCTCCATCATCTTCCTGATATACTGCAACGCTACATTTCGGTTATACTGCACAGAGCTTTTCGGCATCAGGATGGTTTTTCCAATCTCCTTATCCGTCATATCCGCAAAAAAACTAAGAATTATAATTTCCAATCTTTTCTTCGGTAATAAAAGCAATGCCTGATACAGCATTTCATTTTCGATAAATACCCTGATATGCTCCAGTTCTATCTTTAACGCCAATGCCGGATATGTATCGTAAGTATAATAATATTGTTCCAACTCACCCTCCTCAAAATCAGAAAATACATAGCCCTGCTCTCGCCTTTTCTGTCCTTCGCGTAACAGTTTATAATTTGTATACGTTATAACCTTTTTACAAAAGGCATCAAAGCGCATCTGCAGGCTAACCTCAGAAGGAAGTAAATTCATTTGGTTCACCTCCTTCTAATTGAAGTTTTGTTATATGAAATTCTTTCCTTCTACTTAATACAAGCCAAAAGCTGCTCTCAAAAACCAAACTTTATTCATAATTTTTTGCGCAAAATAAAAAAAGTCGTTTTCCAGTAATCAGAAATTACTAAAAAACGACTTTCTTAATTTTTTTATGCATTAACGAACAGACATCATCCTGTATATAGTATTAAGTATCTCATCACTAATTTTCTTCATCTGGAACCTGCAAATTCACAGGCTCCAATCCTGCTTAATTCCTTTTCTTTCTCGATGCTAACCAGTCATCAATCCCTTTGTATTTCTTATCCCAGCATAACCGATGGACGGAAAATTCATACGCATTTGCCATTTCCATCATCTGCATACAGCTTTTTTCCACATGCGGGTTTGTGTACTTATCCATGTCATAGGCTTCTACGATATTCACTACGCCGTTACGCTTTAGCTGTGCAAAAATCGGTTCTAATGCTCTGTAATGGCTTACGCCTGCCAGCGCAACAAAGGTTTTCTTGCAGAAGGCATGTGCAATATCAGCTTTTAATGCGCCTTCTGTTACATAAACTGTTTTATCCGCCGGATTACCAATGAAATGCACCGGCCCACCTACAGATGTACCACGAAATTGGTTGGAGCTAGAAAACCAGATATACTTTTTATCCTCTATCGGTCGGTCCAAGCGAATCTGGAATCCCTCTATCCTTCTGTCCATAGAACGTATCGGAATCAGAATCCCGGAGGCGTGCTTATTGAAGTTAATGCCATAGGTATTATTCTTTTTCGTATAAAACCCTGGTACACCTTCCAGCACACACTCTCTTGCCATAATCGCAGATACGATTTTATGAAAGCCAAAAGCAGGCGTGCTTTTATAGCCATATTTCACAATCTGCTCTGCATCCAGACCTCGTTCCATAAGATTTTTCTGATGGTCTTTTGATAAAATCAGCTGTGAAAGCAGCATGGAATAGGTCTGATGCCGTGTTTCCGAGTCCGCTTTCGGTATCTGCTCCATATCAGGCGTATATATCGGCTTTGGCAGCGCATCCGCTTTTTTGTTATCATGTAAAATCTCGCAGATCTCTGCAAACGCCTGTGCATTGCTGATCTGAAAGACCTTGCTGTAAAGCTCTATCATTCCACCGCTTTCTCCGCAATAATTGCAACGGAATACATTCTTGGCAAAATTAAGGTTCATTTTGCCTTTCTTATGTCCGCAAAAAGGACAATCCACGTCCATATTGGTGGGCTGTCGGCGGCGAACCTTTAAGTTTAATATCCCCGCAACATCTAAAATGGTAAATGGATAATCACGCATCTATTCGCCTCCTATTTTTCAACTGCCGCAAGCAGCAGTTTTGCGCCTGCGCGGAGCACATTATTTTTTCCGTGATAAGACTCGACGTACCAATTGATTGCACCAGGCTTTTCTACGCAAAGCTCGCCCAGTGTTTTCCCTTTATATGTACCAATCGGAATCAGGTAGTTCTTAGCATCCTCCAAGTTCATTTTCTGCATCAGTTCCTCTACAGGCATAGATGCGTCCCACTCCGCTTTCTTCTGTTCCGATGCTTTCTTTTGCATTTCAGCGGCCTGTGGCATTTCATCCAGCAGTTCTTCCTCCAGTTCATCCTGCCCCATTTCTTCTGATAAACCGCTGTCCGGAATTGTCACAGGTGCATCCACAAGACTTCTGTCCTGTTCCTCTCCCGGTTCGGAGAACTGGATGCCAAAGCCTGCATCTGCCAATGCTCTGCCGACAGCCGCCGTTTCAGCAGTCTCTACATATTTTAGACCATACGCATCATCCTCTTTGCGCCAACGCTGGGCGAATGCACAGGAAATATACGCATCCTCCGCATCATTGCGATTCAGATATACCCTGCTTTCGATAATAGCAAACTCATTCTCCAGCTTTATAATACGCTTTGTAATCTTCCCTTCCGGGTGCATCAGTCGAAACCAGAGTTTTCTATACTTTACATCTAAATAAAACTGCTCCTCGCCATTCTCCCCTGTCAGCCGTCTTAAAAAAGCCGAAGGGTCAAAGCCATCTACCTTATTCAGCCCATTGATGATGGACATATTGTTTACTACTGCTTCGTTCATTGTAATTCTGCTCCTTTCTGCCTGTTAATAAAAAAGCTGAGTCATCAGTTACCCAATCACTCAGCTCTTTCCTAAAGTGTCAGCTGCTCAACTTCTTCCTGTTTTACAGCCTTCTGTTCTTTCTGCTTCATCTTTTCAAATACATCCCTGATTCGTTTTGACAGTATTGTGTTTCGCTGAATGGTATCATTGCGATGCACAGCGGTAAATAATGCACGTTTCTGTCCCACTAAAATCACTTTTTTCTTTGCCCTGGTAATTGCAGTATAAATTAAGGCTCTTTGCAGCATTACATAAAACATAGAAAGCACCGGGATAATAACACAGTCAAACTCGCTCCCCTGACTTTTATGAATTGTTGTTGCATACGCCAAATCAATACTACCTAATTCGTCCATACTGTACTCTTTTATTCTGTTATCAGAAAATGTAACGGTTACAGGAAAATCGGCATCCTTATCTACCATAGACACAAAGCCAATATCCCCATTGCTGACCGTTTCCATATTCTTCGTCTGCATTACCTTATCCCGATATCGAATCGTTCGATTCCCGGAACTGATTTCCAGACGCTTATTCACCGAAGGATTGATCATATCCTGCAATGCAAGGTTCAGCATTACAGCGCCTGCATCACTTTTCACACGGAACGGTGTTAAAACCTGTGTATGCTCTACGCCGTAAATCGAAGTCTGTTTCAGAAATTCGGATTTTATAATCTCAGCCGCTTCCGCTGCATTTTCCGCAGGCAGAAATTGAAAATCATCCCCGTATAACAGCTTGGTTTCTCCCATCTGAATGCTTTGTGCATTTAACGGAATCCGGCTGGTATTCTTCTGGCGGAATACCATATCCAAAACCGTCACAGGCACAATCCCACTTGCAATCATTTCATTCAGTACATTGCCTGCGCCTACGGACGGCAGCTGATTCGCATCCCCTACGAACAGCACCTTTGTTCCTGTACCTAAGCTATGTAACAGATAATACGCCAAGCGCATATCAACCATAGATGCTTCATCCACTACAACAAAATCCGCGGGGATAATAACCTCCTCATAATCAGCGGTATCAGAAGTAAGGTTTAAGGCTGCATGCAGCGTAGACGCATATGGAAAGCCTGTACTCTCCGCCATTTTTCTGGCTGCTCTGCCTGTAGGCGCTGCCAGTAGGATATCTTTTCCCGGGTGCAGCCGTTGATAGACTGCAAGGATACTTTTCAGTACCGTTGTTTTCCCGGTACCCGGTCCGCCTGTAATGATAGAAAAACGATTCTCCATACACATCCGAACTGCCTCTGCCTGCTTCTCAGAAAGCAAAACACCATTTTCCTTCTGCACTTCCTTCAGATGCTGCTCCAATTTTGCACTATGTCTCTTTTTCGCACTTAACAGCTTTGCTGTTATTTTTGCTGTCTGCTCCTCAAAATGGAAGAACTGCGGTAAATAAATCCGTTCTCCATCTACATAGAGCTTTCCGTAAGCACATAAATCCGAAAACGTATTTTTTATCATAGTTTCTGTTACCTCGCCTTTCGGCACCGCTTCAGAAAGCAATACATAAGCCTGTTCCAGCAGAATATCCTGCATAAGAAATAAATCCCCACCGTCTTTTGCTTCTTCCAGAATAAAAAGTATCCCATTTTCCAACCGCAGCGGATCCGCAGGTAAAAAATTGATATTTCTCGCAATCTGATCCACCGTTTTAAAGCCAAAACCGGAAATTTCGCAAAGCAAATACGGCGAATGCTGTATCACATCTACCGAGCGGCTCCCGAAATGCTCCTGTATTTTCTTTGCTTTATTCAGCGTTACGCCATAGGCTCCCAGAAACGTCATAATCTCCTGCATGCTTTTACTGCCTGCATAGGAATCCAGAATCTGTTCCAGACGCTTTTCGGAAATACGCTTTATTTCCAGAAGACGCTTGGGCTCCTTCTCAATCACATCCAGTGTATCTGTCCCGAACCTTGCTACAATTAAATCCGCCGTTGCTTTCCCAATGCCCTTGATTAAACCAGAGGAAAGATATGCTGCAATACCGCTTTTTGTTTTTGGTAATACCTCGGTATAGCTGTCTACATGAAATTGCAGACCATATCTGCTGTTCTCCCATGCACCTGTTAAGGCAAGCATACTATTACGGATTGCAGGCAGATAATACCCGATTACAGAAAAATGGATTTTGTGATCTCTGCCATACCCAAGCTCTTTCGGTATCCCGGTGTCTTCGCTGGCCATTCTAAAGATACAAAATCCATTCTTTTCATTCTGATATATGGTTTTCTCATAAAGTGCAAGTAAGGTTATTTTTGCTCCTTTCTCTGCACAATTCTGATTGTTCCAAGTCATTTCCTTTTGCTCCACTGTTTTATCAGCTCCCTTTATTTTACAATCTTTTTTACCTGAAATACCCTGCTTTCTGTCGTTGTCGCATATTTTTCATAAAGCTTGCTATCGTTTAGTTTCATTTTCTGCAGATTATCCTTGGTAATGCCGGTGCGCTGCATTGGCTTATAGCTGATATGATATTCACTGCCATCTGCGGCAACACATAATCCTTTTGTTGCATTTCCAAGCATTTCCGCAAATTTCGCATACGCCGTTTTGATTTTCTGCTCCAGCTTTCTGGAATTACTGTCAATCGCAGCCTTTTCACTTTTCATACGATAAATCAGCTCTAACGCCTCTCCATAATCACTCTCAATCAAAACCTCATCAGGATTGTTTCTCTGCATCTGATAGCGTTTTAAGCTTGCTAATACCAGATCTCCGTCGCCACCTAAGGCAGGCTCAATTCTGGGTTCCACATACTCCGTCCAAAAAGATTCCTCCTGTAAAATCAGATTTTCCTCAAAATCTAAATCTCTGTCGATTCTGCGAAAGACAAAATCATTTTCCGAGTTCCCGAATAAACACGCGCAATAAGCAATATCCAGATTCTTTACAGCCATATAATGTCTGCACTGTACCTCATAATGATACGGAACAGCATCATTCTCCCATTTCTCCTTTGTATGGATATTAGCCGTCTTACACTCTAAAATACCAACCGTACCATCGGATGTTTCAAAAAAGTAGTCTACGTCCGCCAGCATAAACGGGAATAACGGATGTCGGTACATTACCTTCTCCTGCCAGATGCGAAAACCTGTTTTCTTCGCAAAAATAGCAGCTACTAAATCCTCCAGTCGTTTACCGACCTCCATAGCTACCCATCCGGACGTATTATTATCCTCTGGTTCTCTGCCAAGTTTCTCAAAGTATACATCTCTCGCTGTTTTATACGGCGAAAGACCGATAACGGCAGCTGCATCACTGCCGCCGATTCCATTTCTGCGGTATTGCAGCCATGTTTCTTCCTGCATATCTTCTGTACTGACAAGCACATCTGCTGTATAATTCAAATTTAATCCCATGAATTTTCCCCCTTTACCAATGATACTCTCCTGCAATGTCGTAGTCCTTCCAGCGCAGATGAACGGCTCTTGCGATATTCTCCTCCATCTGTACGATTTTGGAGCCGTCAATGCCTTCACACTGCATCAGATAAATAACCTCTGCAATCTGTAAATATACCTCATATACGCTGCATGGTGCATTTCCGTTCTGAATCCGAAAATCCTCCGAAACTTCCATTGCATACCTTTTCGGTACGCCAACACGTTTCATTACACCGAGCATCGCATTGATTGGATACAGCACATATACATCCATTAAGGACTGCATATTACCCAAAGCCTTGCTATACTGTGCATAAAGTAGATTCAGCTGCTCATCGAATTTTGCAAGGTCAGCCTTATTTTTATGCTGCAATTTCAAAGCACTGCCTAAAGGAATATTTCTCGCTTCAGAGCCGAAAAAAATCATAGGGTACAAATTTGCGCCACTCTGCCCGGTATCGGATGTTGTCAGCCGAAGCCCCAACTGAATCTCCTGATTGGGTAAGCCGTGTTTCTGTAAGCTTTCACGATACTCCTGCAACAAGCTATCCTGATTCTCCAAAGACCATACGGCTGTAGCGATAGAATGGTCATAGGATGCCCCTGCAAAGGTATATCCCGAGAAATTATCCTGTAAATATTCTACCGTTCTGCGGAACAGCTCCGGTGTCTCCAAGACAGCATAATCCGAAGCGTCTCCACCATGAACAGCGGAAATTTTATCCTCACAGAAACGCAGGAGTGCATCTCCACCGGCTACACCCATGCAATAATTCAGAATCTGTGCCAGCTCCGCTTTCTGCACCTTATTCAATGCATTGCCGGATATTCTGGCACGCTCCAGAATTGTCTTAATCGCACAGCTGCGAACCGGGTACAAGTCCTCCTTGACCTTCAGAATCAACCGCGTATGCTCCAGTGTATCCTCAAATACATTTGCCTTGCCTGTTTCTCTCAGTTTTTCCTCAAGCATAGCAGAAATCTGATGTCCCTCTTCGATAGGATAAAATCTGATTTCATTGCTTTTCACCTTTCCCCATTCGGAATTTTCTTCTCGCCGTTCAAGGAATGCAAGAAAATCCTCCTCCTGCCAGAAGCCTTTCCTGAATTCATCCGCAAATACTCTTTCTTCCATTTCTTTTTCCACCTTTCTGTAACATAATATTTTTTCTACTATCAAAGGCATCTGCCTTTTGACCCAAATAAAAAAGGAAGGCATCTTAAACTGTTCACGCTTAAAATCCCTCCTGATTAAAAAACTGTAAAATAAAAAAAGCGCTATTACCTTATGCCGTATAGACATAAAATAATAACGCTCATCATCCTTAAACAACATCTCTCAGCGAATGCCTCGATACCTAACAATGCTTGTACCTTTAGAGTATCATAGAGGATTTGCTGTGTCAATGTTCCTGATTGCAATATTATATTATTTTACAGAAAGGTTTCCTGAATTGCTACAATTCTTTGAAAGCATATATTCCTTTCCCGCTCTTGCAGATGGCAAAATGCCCATAGGAATTTCACCTGCCCCCGTTTGACGGCCTGCTCCCATTGCCTGCGGCGGTTATAATCACACTCGGACTGTGGCTGAACAGAAGTTTCTCTCCAATGTTGTCTGCAAGATTTTATATTCAATTTTTAAAGGTTAGGTATTTTCTCGTACTGTAGATATACCAAAAGGGGAAACGAAAATAATTTTAGAATAGAAATTTTTCTTGCTCTTTATTATATATCACATTTATATTTATTAGCAGTGCAAAATAATCACATATCATGACTATATTGGATGAAAAAAGGCGCTCACCATTTCCGATGAACGCCTAATCTTACTTACCAGTTATCTTTTTAATTTACTTTTCGATTTTTGTAACCGTTACCATTTTGCTTACTGCATCCCAAGTCGTTGTTGCACCAAGCTCATCTGCTACGAAACGAACAGGCATATAGGTACGATCATTGAGGATAACGGGAGCGACACCGTATTTTTCAAGTACTTTGCCGATTGTCATCTTAATTTCCTTGCCATCAATAGTCAGTACGACCTCTTTTTCCTTTTCATTCCAAGCAACCTTACCACCCAGAGATTCTGTTACGAATCTGATCGGAACCAAGGTTCTGTCGTTCATGATAACAGGTGCAACGTCCTTTTCGTAAGCCTTGCCGTTTACGAACATTGTCTTGCTGCCAATCTGCATTACTACGACTGTCTTTGTTTCCTCTGCGGGCTGGTCGGGTTTGGATGCGTTCTGCTTAAATGCAGCCTTTACTTCCACCTTAGATGCCGGCATCGTAAAGGTGTATTTGCCATCGCCCTTATCGATCAGCTTGATTTCCTTGCCGTCTTTGTCGGTTGCTTTGATTATGCCAAGTGCATAGCCATCGTTTGCCTTCGTTGTAATAGTTACAACACTGCCCTTCGCCGCGCTTGTCTTATCAAGCGTAACTTTGCCATTGTCTGCGGAAGAAACGGTTACAGCATATTTTGTTGCGCTGCTGCCACCGCCGCCGGAAGAACCGGAGTTAATTTTCGTCCAGTTTACAGTTATGGTTACGCTGTGGTCAGGCATAGTAAAGCTAATGCCTCTGTCGTTGATTTCTTCATTTTTTGCAGTCCAAGTTAAGTCGCTTTCACTTATTCCCACAAGTGTAAGGTCTTTTAATGTATATCCACTTCTCTTACCAATCTGGAGAGCTACTCTCTCATCTTTGGCATAATCAGCCTTATACGTTGTTCCCGGAGTAATTATCATTGTATCTCCATAAAGGCCGTATGCTGTAACAGTATACTTTTCACCGGAAATAACATCTTCATAAGTTGCTGTTGCCGCAACCGCTTCGGCAGGCATTTTAAATTTTGCTGTTACGCTTGTTTTGCTTGTGCCCTCAACAAATTCTACACTGTCAAGACCGATCCATTCCTTAAACTGCTTGCCTGTTTCTGCTGCATTTGCCTCGATCATTACAATCTCATCTTTTTCAAATTCGCCGCTGCCTGTGCCGCCGTTTACCGTTAAAGTATATTTCGTACCGGGCGTATTTGCCTTTTCATATTTGAAATATTCATACGTTGCATCAAAGGAAGCAACCTCCGA contains the following coding sequences:
- a CDS encoding YqaJ viral recombinase family nuclease; the encoded protein is MGLNLNYTADVLVSTEDMQEETWLQYRRNGIGGSDAAAVIGLSPYKTARDVYFEKLGREPEDNNTSGWVAMEVGKRLEDLVAAIFAKKTGFRIWQEKVMYRHPLFPFMLADVDYFFETSDGTVGILECKTANIHTKEKWENDAVPYHYEVQCRHYMAVKNLDIAYCACLFGNSENDFVFRRIDRDLDFEENLILQEESFWTEYVEPRIEPALGGDGDLVLASLKRYQMQRNNPDEVLIESDYGEALELIYRMKSEKAAIDSNSRKLEQKIKTAYAKFAEMLGNATKGLCVAADGSEYHISYKPMQRTGITKDNLQKMKLNDSKLYEKYATTTESRVFQVKKIVK
- the recD2 gene encoding SF1B family DNA helicase RecD2, with protein sequence MTWNNQNCAEKGAKITLLALYEKTIYQNEKNGFCIFRMASEDTGIPKELGYGRDHKIHFSVIGYYLPAIRNSMLALTGAWENSRYGLQFHVDSYTEVLPKTKSGIAAYLSSGLIKGIGKATADLIVARFGTDTLDVIEKEPKRLLEIKRISEKRLEQILDSYAGSKSMQEIMTFLGAYGVTLNKAKKIQEHFGSRSVDVIQHSPYLLCEISGFGFKTVDQIARNINFLPADPLRLENGILFILEEAKDGGDLFLMQDILLEQAYVLLSEAVPKGEVTETMIKNTFSDLCAYGKLYVDGERIYLPQFFHFEEQTAKITAKLLSAKKRHSAKLEQHLKEVQKENGVLLSEKQAEAVRMCMENRFSIITGGPGTGKTTVLKSILAVYQRLHPGKDILLAAPTGRAARKMAESTGFPYASTLHAALNLTSDTADYEEVIIPADFVVVDEASMVDMRLAYYLLHSLGTGTKVLFVGDANQLPSVGAGNVLNEMIASGIVPVTVLDMVFRQKNTSRIPLNAQSIQMGETKLLYGDDFQFLPAENAAEAAEIIKSEFLKQTSIYGVEHTQVLTPFRVKSDAGAVMLNLALQDMINPSVNKRLEISSGNRTIRYRDKVMQTKNMETVSNGDIGFVSMVDKDADFPVTVTFSDNRIKEYSMDELGSIDLAYATTIHKSQGSEFDCVIIPVLSMFYVMLQRALIYTAITRAKKKVILVGQKRALFTAVHRNDTIQRNTILSKRIRDVFEKMKQKEQKAVKQEEVEQLTL
- a CDS encoding sigma-70 RNA polymerase sigma factor region 4 domain-containing protein; its protein translation is MNLLPSEVSLQMRFDAFCKKVITYTNYKLLREGQKRREQGYVFSDFEEGELEQYYYTYDTYPALALKIELEHIRVFIENEMLYQALLLLPKKRLEIIILSFFADMTDKEIGKTILMPKSSVQYNRNVALQYIRKMMEVHTEVNEKQKKPK
- a CDS encoding helix-turn-helix domain-containing protein, which produces MRNRKNQNELFSQNVRKSIFGSKQKLKTKTILLAVSGDTEALMEVVDTYKPYIEKLSMRVVMDENGHCREMVDETVKRSLEVGLIAAIMKFHPYI
- a CDS encoding CHC2 zinc finger domain-containing protein; this encodes MRDYPFTILDVAGILNLKVRRRQPTNMDVDCPFCGHKKGKMNLNFAKNVFRCNYCGESGGMIELYSKVFQISNAQAFAEICEILHDNKKADALPKPIYTPDMEQIPKADSETRHQTYSMLLSQLILSKDHQKNLMERGLDAEQIVKYGYKSTPAFGFHKIVSAIMARECVLEGVPGFYTKKNNTYGINFNKHASGILIPIRSMDRRIEGFQIRLDRPIEDKKYIWFSSSNQFRGTSVGGPVHFIGNPADKTVYVTEGALKADIAHAFCKKTFVALAGVSHYRALEPIFAQLKRNGVVNIVEAYDMDKYTNPHVEKSCMQMMEMANAYEFSVHRLCWDKKYKGIDDWLASRKKRN
- a CDS encoding transposase, yielding MEERVFADEFRKGFWQEEDFLAFLERREENSEWGKVKSNEIRFYPIEEGHQISAMLEEKLRETGKANVFEDTLEHTRLILKVKEDLYPVRSCAIKTILERARISGNALNKVQKAELAQILNYCMGVAGGDALLRFCEDKISAVHGGDASDYAVLETPELFRRTVEYLQDNFSGYTFAGASYDHSIATAVWSLENQDSLLQEYRESLQKHGLPNQEIQLGLRLTTSDTGQSGANLYPMIFFGSEARNIPLGSALKLQHKNKADLAKFDEQLNLLYAQYSKALGNMQSLMDVYVLYPINAMLGVMKRVGVPKRYAMEVSEDFRIQNGNAPCSVYEVYLQIAEVIYLMQCEGIDGSKIVQMEENIARAVHLRWKDYDIAGEYHW